Proteins from a single region of Candidatus Polarisedimenticolia bacterium:
- a CDS encoding class I SAM-dependent methyltransferase — translation MSDVSRDAEEIAAYYARGLERDRLAGGPGALECARTQALLERYLPPSPSVVADVGGGPGRYAVWLAERGYHVHLVDPVPLHVDQARIAARDRPGAALASAEVGDARALPLPDGIADAVLLLGPLYHLAERAERLQALAEARRACRQGGVVVAAAISRFASTLDGLRGGFLEDPTFAAVAAGDRRDGRHRNPTRDPAYFTTAYFHLPEELAAECAAAGLVHEATLAVEGPGWLLPDLDARLADGRRRAVLLAALAALEAEPTLAGVSAHLIAVARRA, via the coding sequence ATGAGCGACGTGTCACGCGACGCCGAGGAGATCGCGGCGTACTACGCCCGAGGGCTGGAGCGCGATCGGCTTGCCGGCGGGCCCGGCGCGCTCGAGTGCGCGCGCACCCAGGCGCTGCTCGAGCGGTACCTCCCGCCGTCGCCCTCCGTGGTCGCGGACGTCGGCGGCGGCCCCGGGCGGTACGCCGTCTGGCTGGCCGAACGTGGGTACCACGTCCATCTCGTGGACCCCGTGCCGCTGCACGTCGACCAGGCGCGCATCGCCGCCCGCGATCGGCCGGGAGCGGCACTCGCCAGTGCCGAGGTGGGAGACGCGCGCGCGCTCCCGCTGCCGGACGGGATCGCCGACGCCGTGCTCCTCCTGGGGCCGCTCTACCATCTTGCCGAGCGCGCCGAGCGGCTGCAGGCGCTCGCCGAAGCTCGGCGTGCGTGTCGGCAGGGCGGCGTCGTCGTCGCCGCGGCGATCTCGCGCTTCGCCTCGACGCTGGACGGACTCCGGGGCGGCTTCCTCGAGGATCCGACGTTCGCGGCCGTGGCCGCCGGGGACCGGCGGGACGGGCGGCACCGCAATCCGACGCGCGACCCGGCGTACTTCACGACGGCCTATTTCCATCTCCCGGAAGAGCTGGCGGCCGAGTGCGCCGCGGCCGGCCTGGTGCACGAAGCGACCCTGGCCGTGGAGGGGCCTGGCTGGTTGCTGCCGGACCTGGACGCGCGGCTCGCCGACGGCCGGCGCCGGGCCGTGCTGCTCGCCGCGCTCGCCGCGCTCGAGGCCGAGCCGACGCTCGCCGGCGTGAGCGCGCACCTGATCGCCGTGGCACGGCGGGCGTGA
- a CDS encoding VOC family protein, with protein sequence MTMSVNPFNHIDLRVSNMAEATRFYAALLPLLGFRRERHGGQWKVFSAEGEFPSVPYFGFTEEPDHRPNAARIAFWVGSAQEVDRLAEVVRTAGGRNVSGPKACPEYSSTYYAVFFEDPSGNRLEICFRKN encoded by the coding sequence ATGACAATGTCGGTCAATCCGTTCAATCACATCGATCTTCGCGTATCGAACATGGCCGAGGCGACGCGGTTCTATGCAGCCCTCCTCCCCCTCCTGGGATTCAGGCGCGAGCGCCATGGAGGCCAGTGGAAGGTGTTTTCTGCCGAGGGCGAATTTCCCTCGGTGCCATATTTCGGGTTCACCGAGGAGCCCGACCATCGACCCAATGCAGCCCGGATCGCGTTCTGGGTCGGCAGCGCTCAAGAGGTGGACAGGCTGGCGGAGGTCGTCAGGACGGCAGGCGGGCGGAACGTGAGCGGACCGAAGGCGTGTCCGGAATACAGCTCGACCTACTACGCGGTCTTTTTTGAGGATCCGAGCGGCAACAGGCTCGAGATATGCTTCCGCAAGAACTGA
- a CDS encoding carbonic anhydrase, giving the protein MVSGSEGLKRLREGNRRFVSGVRSSDTLASPVRRGELAAGQEPFAIILGCSDSRVPAEIVFDQGLGDLFVIRVAGNIVAPSQVGSVEFAAERFGTRLVVVLGHSQCGAVQATLEELGRPSESQSRNLRSIVDRIRPSVEALLATEVGPHPGALLRQAVRANIRVSANHLRHGSDVLERLIQAEGLLVVGAEYSLETGVVEIFDGVPGAGKRRLKRTAPGRSVAEAQRRT; this is encoded by the coding sequence ATGGTCTCCGGGTCAGAAGGACTCAAACGCCTGCGAGAGGGGAACCGTCGCTTTGTGTCGGGCGTTCGGAGCAGCGACACACTCGCGAGCCCGGTGCGCCGCGGCGAGCTGGCGGCAGGCCAGGAGCCGTTCGCCATCATTCTTGGATGCTCCGACTCGCGGGTGCCGGCCGAAATCGTGTTCGATCAAGGCCTTGGTGACCTGTTCGTCATCCGTGTCGCCGGAAACATCGTGGCCCCTTCCCAGGTCGGCAGCGTCGAGTTCGCCGCGGAACGGTTCGGTACACGACTCGTCGTGGTGCTGGGCCACTCCCAGTGTGGAGCTGTTCAGGCCACCCTGGAGGAGCTCGGGCGCCCGTCGGAGAGCCAGTCACGGAACCTCCGTTCGATCGTTGACCGTATCCGGCCGTCGGTGGAGGCGTTGCTGGCGACAGAGGTTGGGCCGCACCCGGGCGCTCTGTTACGGCAGGCCGTTCGGGCCAACATCCGCGTCTCGGCAAACCACCTCCGGCACGGATCGGATGTCCTGGAGCGGTTGATCCAGGCCGAGGGGCTCCTCGTCGTCGGAGCCGAGTATTCGCTGGAGACGGGAGTCGTGGAGATTTTCGACGGCGTACCGGGCGCCGGGAAACGCCGGCTGAAGAGGACGGCGCCCGGGAGGTCGGTGGCGGAGGCGCAGCGGCGCACATGA
- a CDS encoding SgcJ/EcaC family oxidoreductase, giving the protein MSIEHAIRRVVEELVEAWNRGDGPSFSRLFAENADYVTASGVRLAGRGRIRDALFTRPPASAESGRVSLVTESVKMLGPDAAVILCAWHMDPGHAPEIRESSVRTGFVTLVMQGEADGWRIIALQNTDTTS; this is encoded by the coding sequence ATGAGCATCGAGCATGCGATCCGGCGCGTCGTCGAAGAGCTGGTCGAAGCCTGGAATCGTGGTGACGGCCCTTCCTTCAGCCGACTGTTCGCCGAGAACGCTGACTATGTCACCGCGTCGGGGGTTCGTCTGGCGGGACGCGGTCGGATTCGCGATGCCCTGTTCACGCGTCCACCCGCCTCCGCCGAGTCTGGCCGGGTGTCGCTCGTGACGGAATCCGTCAAGATGCTCGGTCCGGACGCTGCGGTCATTCTCTGCGCGTGGCACATGGACCCGGGACATGCGCCAGAGATCCGCGAGTCAAGCGTTCGCACCGGTTTCGTGACCCTCGTTATGCAGGGAGAAGCTGACGGGTGGCGTATCATCGCGCTGCAGAATACGGACACAACATCGTGA
- a CDS encoding M15 family metallopeptidase has protein sequence MAQILAELGIPASYGADRHLPSYPEAEDLVSVGLDIHGRDRQLTPHAARRWTELRAAAHQDGIALLLVSAFRSLEYQRQIFERKLKAGEALERILRVNTPPGFSEHHTGRAVDLTAPGCTPLAEEFETTAAFDWLVRHAHRFAFAMTYPRENRFGMAYEPWHWAVQDRTAGSVPQPGRRVRRRIR, from the coding sequence GTGGCGCAGATCCTGGCCGAGCTGGGGATTCCGGCATCGTACGGGGCGGACAGGCACCTGCCTTCGTATCCCGAGGCCGAGGACCTCGTCTCGGTCGGTTTGGACATTCATGGACGAGACCGGCAGCTGACGCCGCACGCGGCCCGTCGATGGACCGAGCTCCGGGCCGCAGCGCATCAGGACGGCATCGCGTTGCTGCTGGTCTCCGCCTTTCGGAGCCTGGAGTATCAGCGGCAGATCTTCGAGAGGAAGCTCAAGGCCGGTGAGGCGCTCGAGCGTATTTTGCGGGTGAACACGCCACCGGGCTTCAGCGAGCACCACACGGGCAGAGCCGTCGACCTGACGGCGCCGGGTTGCACGCCGCTTGCGGAGGAGTTTGAGACGACCGCTGCATTCGACTGGCTCGTGCGGCACGCGCATCGATTCGCCTTCGCAATGACGTATCCGCGCGAGAATCGGTTTGGCATGGCCTACGAGCCGTGGCACTGGGCCGTCCAGGATCGGACGGCTGGCAGCGTGCCGCAACCGGGCCGGAGGGTCAGGCGGCGAATCAGGTGA
- a CDS encoding SDR family oxidoreductase → MTLLLLLFSYAIVLSVALARAGHHAQAAPAPGAPRHPTSRVLIVGATGGTGRQIVQQALERGHSVTALVRDPSRLRIEHPQLKVVRGNVLDEESVEAAVRGQDAVLSALGHKRYFYPTRILSEGTRNILRAMETHGARRLVCETSLGIGDSAGRLGAFYTLFVIPLILPFYFWDKTRQEREIAQSRVEWVIVRPGALTNGARRGRSRHGRDVGSFLLTVRISRADVAEFMLDQLASDVYLRAAPGVCS, encoded by the coding sequence ATGACGCTTCTCCTGTTGCTCTTCTCGTACGCGATCGTGCTTTCGGTCGCGCTGGCACGGGCAGGACACCATGCGCAGGCGGCGCCCGCGCCTGGAGCCCCCCGCCATCCAACATCGCGGGTCCTGATCGTGGGCGCGACCGGCGGAACGGGTCGTCAGATCGTCCAGCAGGCCCTGGAGCGCGGTCATTCCGTCACGGCTCTCGTCCGCGATCCGTCGAGGCTCCGGATCGAGCATCCCCAATTGAAGGTCGTCCGGGGGAACGTGCTCGACGAGGAGTCGGTCGAGGCCGCCGTGCGCGGCCAGGACGCGGTGCTGTCCGCCCTGGGCCACAAGCGGTATTTCTATCCGACCCGCATTCTCTCGGAGGGGACACGGAACATCCTGCGCGCCATGGAGACGCACGGTGCGAGGCGCCTGGTCTGCGAGACCTCTCTCGGCATCGGAGACAGCGCCGGGCGCCTGGGTGCGTTCTACACGCTCTTCGTCATTCCGCTCATCCTGCCCTTCTACTTCTGGGACAAGACGCGGCAGGAACGAGAGATCGCGCAGAGTCGAGTGGAGTGGGTGATCGTGCGCCCCGGAGCGCTGACCAACGGCGCCAGGCGGGGCCGGTCCCGTCATGGTCGTGATGTCGGAAGCTTTCTGCTGACGGTGCGCATTTCCCGCGCGGACGTCGCCGAGTTCATGCTGGACCAGCTGGCATCCGATGTCTATCTTCGTGCCGCACCGGGCGTGTGCTCATAG